Proteins encoded within one genomic window of Humulus lupulus chromosome 1, drHumLupu1.1, whole genome shotgun sequence:
- the LOC133812789 gene encoding LOB domain-containing protein 16: MASATTGTGSAGSPCGACKFLRRKCAADCIFAPYFCSEQGPARFAAIHKVFGASNVSKLLLHVPVPDRCEAVVTIAYEAQARIRDPVYGCVAHIFALQQQVACLQAQLVQAKAQLAQSYNDHSRSSTTHHHLENNIMNQYGSSSATNNLYLNNNSNSTYVNNYPISPQSSLDSVDQNGSDLMMNGGGGGGRGAHHQEIESGRSVVSAEDYYLVQAAAAACSRKRPSNGELGELHALALRMMRN; the protein is encoded by the exons ATGGCTTCGGCGACTACTGGGACCGGTTCAGCAGGGTCACCGTGCGGTGCGTGCAAGTTCCTTCGGCGGAAGTGCGCCGCCGACTGCATATTCGCCCCATACTTCTGCTCGGAGCAAGGCCCTGCTCGGTTCGCCGCCATACACAAAGTGTTCGGAGCTAGCAATGTGTCTAAGCTCTTGTTACACGTGCCGGTTCCTGATCGCTGTGAAGCTGTGGTTACCATTGCCTACGAAGCTCAAGCCAGGATTAGAGACCCTGTTTATGGCTGCGTTGCTCACATTTTTGCCCTGCAACAACAG gTGGCATGTCTGCAAGCACAACTGGTGCAAGCGAAGGCTCAACTAGCTCAAAGTTATAATGATCATTCAAGGAGTAGTACTACTCATCATCATTTAGAGAACAACATTATGAATCAGTATGGATCATCATCAGCAACGAATAACTTGTATCTCAACAATAATAGTAATAGTACTTACGTGAACAACTACCCAATTTCGCCTCAGAGCTCGCTGGACTCAGTGGACCAAAACGGTAGTGATTTGATGATGAAcggcggtggcggtggcggccGCGGCGCTCATCATCAGGAGATAGAAAGCGGCAGATCAGTAGTTTCAGCTGAGGATTATTACCTTGTCcaagctgctgctgctgcttgtTCGAGGAAGAGACCAAGCAATGGTGAGTTGGGTGAGCTTCATGCTCTAGCCCTTAGAATGATGAGGAATTAG